GAGTAATTaggaaaatgattattataatgaaataatattgcAATCATAATTTCTTCAATGTATGtaaaaactataagtatctggacataagtatatatatatatatatgggggcacggtggcttagtggttagcacgttcgcctcacacctccagggttgggggttcgattcccacctccaccttgtgtgtgtgtggagtttgcatgttctccccgtgcctcgggggttgattggcatctctggaaatatTGTCcggtgtgagtgaatgagagtgtgtgtgccctgcgatgggttggcactctgtccagggtttatcctgccttgatgcccgatgacgcctgaaataggcacaggctccctgtgacctgacgtagttcggataagcggtagaaaattaatgaatatatatatatatatatatatatatatatatatatatatatatatatatatatatatatatatatatatatatatatatatatgtttgataAATTAGGGGTTAAAGAAACAAATGGAGTcatttcagaatttttataAAGTAATATTATAAATACTATGAATTTAACTGCTATTTCTATTTGctactattttaaaaatattctaaaaagcCACATTTTAAGGAAGTGATTTAGGGTGTTGTTGACACATAGGCAATACAAATGGCTATTTTTCACTCAGTGGAACTACAGAAGTCAAGAAAACACACttcaaaataatcatttattagaATGTGTTGTTACAAGAGTGAAGGCTCATGATATCTTCACAGTCCTTTTGGAGTCATTTGCCCAAAATTTGGGAACAATTCTATTGCATAAACATAAAGCCTTTACTTGCATAGACACTCATGGCAATGACTGTTCTATTTCATAACAGCTTAGTGTTAAATTTTGTGGTTGAAAAAAAGAGGATATAGTAATGTTTCATGAAATTTTCAAGTGTATTAATTTCTAATACCAAGATCACACAAATGCAGATATACCAagagaagtattttattattttgacatATTTTTACGCTAACCATGTTGAAGGTTTTTAATCTGCCATTAATATACAAGCCTAGTTtgggtttatattattttttaaattttcttaattttttttttttaaactttcttcATAACTTCTTCATAACTGTGAATCATCagtgaaatgattaaaaaagaaacgtCATTACTAAGCAATGTTATATATTTGTCCACTAGTTAATAGAGAACAAATTATAATCAGTAAAGAATGTTTCTGATAGTAAATTGATTTGTACTAACAATACGCCTCTGTTTCTTCCTGGAACAGATCCTGGTGTCGATGTGGGAGCCTCTGATTATCTAAATGAACCACTTGCCTCTCTGACAccctcacctctctctcctcttgctCGTCTCTATGTTTATGCCTTGCatgggtgtttgtgtgaggtgGCATTTACTGCTACCTGGAATTGGTATTACACTCATGACCAAAAGCTTCCAGGCTACACCAGCTTGTGGTCGCTCCTTATTTATAGCTTAGCTATGTTTTTCATGGAGGGCTTGAGCACATGGCTGCAACAGAGACACTTCCACTTATTGCTACGGCTGACTGTTTACATCTTGTTCATATACCTGTGGGAGTTCAGCTGGGGGGTCTTGCTCAGGCTGTTTGAGGCATGTCCATGGGACTACTCACATTTCAAATATAATCTCCTGGGACTTGTGACCTTGGAGTATGCTATGCCTTGGGCAATGGCTGCCCTCCTAGCAGAGAAACATGTTATTAGGTATACACTGAAGATACGAGTGAATActtaattaatgttaaaattatttgttttgttaataaacctTTTTATACTGCTAGAACTATAACAGCACTGAAACatgtcaaattcaaattttattggtCACTTGTACAGTACGACAGTaattaaatgctttttacgACTGCCCATAACTtttcagtccttagctctgtgttgttctacgTAGAAGTATgtcctggaggaacattgttttatttgaaaatgtactgtgtcagctatatatggttgaaataacaatgAAATCTTcttgactcgacttgacataaaaatggaataaaaattaaaattaaaaataaagaatttatatAGCCTTTACATATGCCACAATTTACTTCAATACAAGTAGGAGGAAAAAATATAGaacatatcattcattcattcgttttctaccgcttatccgaactacctcaggtcacggggagcctgtgcctatcttagccgtcatcgggcatcaaggcaggatacaccctggacggagtgccaacccatcgcaggacacatacacacactctcattcactcacgcactcacacactatggataattttccagagatgccaatcaacctaccatgtatgtctttggactgggggaggaaaccggaggtaacccctgaggcacggggagaacatgcaaactccacacacacaaggcggaggtgggaatcgggAATACCCTATAGAACACATAAAAATCTAATATTGGAAAAGTGTGGCAAACAGCATGACTTGAATATAGTGCACAATAAGTGTACAAGTGTACAATTGTATAAGTGCACAATATATGCTGTACAAAATCAGGTTGAGCCAGAGGGAGTTGTTTCAGACAAGTTCctcattttctctgtgttgGCCTTCAGTGTGTGGAAGCATTTCACTGACCACAGCAAAGAGAAAAGTCAAGGATTTTTATAtaccattttcattttttattactagCGTTGGTCCGCCGCCGTTTGCTATAGAATATAGGTCAGGGACCTTAGTGCTGCTGATATACTCAGCTGTTCCTAAGCCAGGCTGTGATGCTTCCCATTAAGATGCACTGCCTTACAGGGAAGGTTTAAGTGTCATTACAGGTCCTATATGATGTGAACCTCAAGGTAATGTAATATGCTCACGCTCCCCACTAGTGCCCCATTAATCTGAAGGGAGTGGTAGTTCCTCTTCTACTTCATGCTGAAGTTCACTATCAACTCATTTGtcttgctgatgttcaggaTGGGTTTGTTCTCCTGGCACAGGTTCTCTAGGCTTTTAATGTTCTGCAGGTAGGCCAATGAGTCAAATGGCAATGAACAGTATTATGGTTAATATCTCGGTCACGGAAAATAACAAAAGccacattatttacataatgaaataaacatcttGTATATTTTAGCAATGACATTTTCAGTGTAGTTTTCAAATTTAGGTTTTGGTTTTTGCTGAGGTAAGTTATTCCTCAAGTAAATGAGGTCAAAGGATGAGGTTTTAAGATGGTCTGATgtacaggaaataaataaatgtggtaAAGTTGAGACATGATTTTCAAATGATAGTAAACCACACGTGATTATTTTATACTCTGGAAACCTGACTTGCCCTACAAAATGCATATTATTCATCTCTCTTTTTGGCATTCAATATTTTAGTGACACAAATGAtttgacacaaaaaaaatttctgATTCCCTTATTGTAGTGCCCTTAAAAAATTCTTAGCCAGGTTCaagtaaaatgtgtttaatgagAGCAAAGTATAACATGGACAGCAGGTTTTAACACATCAGTTCAGAGTCTTTACTGGAAACTGTGCCTCATGTAAAATATTTGAGGCATGTGgttattagattaaaaaaatctttttatttgattGAGTACTATTTTTGCTTGAACTGACACTTCTCCATATAATGATTGCAAATTTTTTTCCAGTGATAGACCCTTGTAACCAAATGGCAGTCacttaaacagtaataaacatgaCTGATACTGAAACATATGGGTACCAAgccaggtgtccacataccaTTTCAGTAAAATGTgatctttttttcctccagaatactggtttaaaatgatttggTAAAAACTCCCCAGAGAGAATAATAAGAGCCTTATGACTCTTAAGTTTGGAGAATACTTATAGAGGGATCTTAAGACACTCTTTCATGCAGAACATTTCAAGATCCTTCAAAATTTTATTGTTCTGTATGCAAATTGCCAGGTTCCCAACAGGAATCAGACCTGAAATACTAGCTGCAAAACAACCCTGAATTATTAGTGATCCAGATTATTTCACACTGTGGTATCACATGCATTTCtttgtgctttaactctctacatttgaatatattgtcttctggtaaagtaggttcctgatttttgtatactatctgcttaactcactttgttctagagtagtgtgattcattgtaactctgaacaaatgttttaaactcatggtatcttaagtatgtaacctagtgagccagcaaaGTTTGACATTGAACCCATCTTTTGATTATTGTTTGCTGAAGTTTAGGAGTTGTAATTCGTGGGCTGCTCTCATTTATCCTGTGACTTGTCCAGATTGTTTTTAAAGGAAGTGGTTACAGTTAAGCAGAAGGCAATTCCAAGAATCAGTTAAACCGCAATTTTGTAAGTATGGTACAGTATACGGTTTATCTTTTAGCTCCCTTACCATCTTTGGCACTGTGTTGAGTATAGTATTATGGAGAAattactgttattttttaacaaatatgaCTCTTATTATGTCTAGTGTTATTTTGACAGTTTCTGTATTGTTCATCCAATAATcagtaaaattattattagttataaagtattttaataatttacacagaatgcaaggaattatgtttatttcataAGTGGAACATTACTGAAATagtgtgattttaaaaataaaatctagtaCTCATCATTCATgacactataaaataaaatgcaatatactgtatttttcctAAAATGTAATTGCACAGTCATCTGTGCAATTACAGCAGCAGGTCTTAATGTTAAATCCGATCACAGACAAACATTTTTCTGCCACTACTTAGAAAGGCCTTTTCCTTTCTGGATTTTGAACAACATACAAGGCAACACAATTCTCAGCCCTCTTCCAGTTATACCTAAGGAGAACACAAAGATATACACACTTGTAAAGTATACACACATCAGTAAAGACCGAAACTATGACTTTTAGTACATTATCCCAAAAAGTGCTATTGCTAACtgaattttacaaataaaacttaCTCTGTTGATTCAAGTACCAAAAGACAGTCCCCTTGAGAGAGATTGTAGTGTTGGTCATTCATTGAGATGCTTGAAGATCCCTCCTAAATTGAATGGCAGTTAAAGAAACATATGATAGACAACATGGACAGTGACacaagaaataaagaagaaaatttGAGCAATATACTAGCTGCCAGATCCATCCATCAGTAGGTCTTTTAGATGTCTGTGATTCTCCAGGACCATACAACATAACCTGAAAAAGAATCAAATAATCATGTATGATGTGATGATCAGTTTTCCTTTCTTGATTCTATTTACCAgtctcttaaaggtggggtgcacgttgtttgaaaaaatgcttcagaaagctgagtcgggccgactaacaaaacaaacatgtagccaattagcagaaaggggcatgtcagtgcgcatgtctgacattagccaaaagagattgaaacactgacatggcggataaaaacgaaaagcaaaaaaaggcttacgataaggcaagaagcaggtgttgaacgtcgtctttgGAGctaaacggagctaaacctttcacagtacaacacacagtacgacaaaaacacatttgtgttaccatagtattactcattgggttcatttactgataaaaatatcccctcggccagctgcccaagcaggttccgccataatagctgcctgggttacgtatgtatgtgtggggtggagctatcaaaacaggggtgacacccatttgggttaggggcgtgtttgtttaggtgatttcaaatgtcaacatatgctttcagagatcgtgcacctcacctttaataaaATTTCCCTTTAAGACCCCAGTGCATTGCTTAAAACTAACTAAtcacttatttttatatttgaataaCTTTGATCGTTCTAAGTAAGATGAGAACCATAGTAAAATGCAATCGATGAACATTTTAAAAGcccatataaaaatgtaagttgtaaATGTAttccaaaatgcaaataaattgaattattattattatttttttaacgaTAGGAAACAGTTTAGCATTGAAAAAACTAGGTATTATGAAAACTGCAGGCTATGTGCCAATTCTGTTTCTAAGGATATCCCAGAAACCCCTGTCTTTCATTACTGTCTGCCACATGACAATACCTACAAATCAAATCAGGCAACCAACAGCTTGCATGTAGATCGCTCACCTGCATTTCATTTGCCATGTCGGGAAAAGTTACGCCgattatttaatattcagatgtatattgtttgtgtgtgcttataACAGGGCTACGAGTGTACACACATTGCATTTCTACAGATCAAATTTGTGTAGTATTAATGTCACATGACCACCTGGACAACCATGAAAGTAAACTTTAAATCTTACTGAGATAAAATCTCTTTATCAAGTGACCTCGCCAAGAACGCAGCAAAGAAGACCGTAAGTGAATGCCATCATAAATTAGTCTTAGATTAAAGACTGAGTTCAACCTTAGAATAAAGAGAATGAtagaattttataaatatatatatacgaaaATATATATCaccataaaagaataaaaaaatatatttctaaaataaaaacccaattTTCATTTAAGCTTAAAAACATGTGGCCTGAATGTCAAGGTAGATATCAAGGaacttatatatataacttattATCCCAGGTACTTATAGGTACTTATGTCAAATTTTTGTGCCTTGACACTTGCCATATTTGTGAGGTTTGATGACCAAACTTTTGCATTTGTAAAaagcattaattttttttccatatttaaaTCCAATTTAACCAATTCAATGAGGTCAAAAGTTAACTGTAAATATTATAATGCAAGTGAGGCAGAAGATGAGGAACAGTAAGTAATAGAATCATCAGCATAAAGATGATACTGAAAATTAGAAATGTTGtcacaaatattaattatatatacatagaaTCAAATTTGGCCTAAAACTGACCCTTGAAGAACCCCCTTGATAACTGCTAACACAGATGACTTTAAGCCCTCTATCTGCACACACTGGATTCTGTTGGAAAGATATTCAGCAAACCAACTGAATGGATATCCCAACAGCTTGATGGGATATCCCAATAACATGAACCCTTTTTACCAAGATGCTGTGGTCAACTGTGTAGAAATAGATCTAGATCACTGAATTTGTACTAGATCACGCAGTTTTCTTTCTTACCTCAGTCTCAAACTGAGTTCCAAACATGTTCAGAGGTTGTCCACTGACCAGTGCAGGCTTCTGCTTCCCCACCCAGTCTTTGAAGCAGAATGGGGTCATCACATTCATCGTGTTGAGAGGGAAAGGTGGTGGCTTGATTGGATCAGCTACAAACAGTCATGTCAGTGAATATGTTGTTGAAGTTgtcaaaattattatatttgccACAAAGTATGTTGCAAATATTTGTTGCAGGGAATGATTACAGAAAAGAGCCTTGTCAGTGCAAACATTTTGGGaattgtaaacatttcattAGCTATGAAGTTTCAGAACAGCACAGTGGCTTTTCCATACATAGATGGAAAAagttcaaaacagcagcaatccTTCCTATAGCTGGCTGCCTAACCAAACCaagcaaacagaggagaggggCTTTAGATTGAGAGGTGTCCTAAGGATTGTTGTGGCTGGACTCCAGAGTTCCTGTGCAAATATTATAAAACCTTCCAAAAGGTCAAACCTTTTTACAGCACTTAACCATTTTGGCCTTTATGGTAATGAGGCCAGACAACAGTCACATCTCAGTGAAAGATGCATGCTACCTAAATTATAGTTAGCTAAATTAAACGCTCCTAAGACCGCTCAAACCACAAGTAAGTAATCTTATAGTCTGATGAAATCAGAGTGCAGTTTATGACCTATGACCTGAAGGTAAAGTATAACCACTTACTGCTCATCATCTGACCAATTCTATCTATAATGTGATGCCCAGTGATGTATACATCATGCTGTGGGAACTGGGAGACAGGATCAAGGTTAAGATGAAGGGATAAAACTACAGAAGCATTTGTTGTGAAACCAACCTGCTCCAGAGTGCTCATTATTTCAGTCTGTTTGTATTCAAGATTTAAGGTTTGATATACAACAATGACCTAAAACACTAAACCGTAACAACACAGATGTTTTTGGGACAAGAATGGACTAACTAGAACCTAGACAAGAAGCTGATTGAACATTACTAGAGGGGACCTGAAAATAAAGTTATAGTTCTTCTCCCTGTCAAAACCGACAGTGCTTGAGAGCTACTGCAGATTTTTGCATGTGATTTAAAAGATTACTGATTGAATGTTTAGAATACTTGTGCAATAGTGCAGtgaattttttatatacattttttaaagttttgggaaaaatgtttttaaatgtaattattttaaataatgaggAAAAAGTGAAGGCATCTGAATATTTTCTGAATGCACTGCACATTCTATCAGCTTCATATTGAAAAGATTGCAAAATATTGCGTTATGGGGTGTGTTTGAGCTTCCACAGCATGCCACAAGaagtaaagtaaaaagtaaaccaaaaaaataaatgctgatgATCAGAATGTCATAAATGTCACATTTATATTGACTTCACATGAAGAGAAgtgttcatataaaaaaaacattcaaaagtcTGACCACTTGGTGCAGAAGACAAAAAGCAGTTACCTGGGTCAGGCTTTCCAGTCTTATGCTG
The Tachysurus vachellii isolate PV-2020 chromosome 6, HZAU_Pvac_v1, whole genome shotgun sequence genome window above contains:
- the LOC132846655 gene encoding transmembrane protein 229b-like, producing the protein MSLACSGLMFSSGNIKSTDEQENVESCGTLMKGTDTEMESKTLYPRKRQSNNPGVDVGASDYLNEPLASLTPSPLSPLARLYVYALHGCLCEVAFTATWNWYYTHDQKLPGYTSLWSLLIYSLAMFFMEGLSTWLQQRHFHLLLRLTVYILFIYLWEFSWGVLLRLFEACPWDYSHFKYNLLGLVTLEYAMPWAMAALLAEKHVIRYTLKIRVNT